TCGAAGGCTGATGTTAGCGTAAAACTCGATCCAGCGAGGCCGGTCGAGTTCGCTGGCGATCTGAAGTTTGTCGAAGAACTGCGGAAAGCCATTCCTCCCGATCTCTTCGGCGATGGGCCAAGCCTTGATATCTCTCCAACGGGAATCCGCGCAGGATTTGCTTTTGCGTTGCCTCCTGTTGCGGTGGGCATCTTCGCTTTGAAAGATGTCAGCCTTGGCGCGGCACTCACGCTCCCCTTTTTAGATGGCAAGCCAGCCTTCGACTTCAACGTCTCCGAGCGTGCGCATCCCTTCTTGCTGTCGGTCGCTATCTTTGGTGGCGGTGGATTCTTCCATCTGCAGATCGATACTGCGGGCATCAAGCTCGTGGAAGCTGCCTTCGAGTTCGGCGCATCCGCGTCCATCGACCTTGGAGTCGCTAGTGGCGGTGTGCAGATCATGGCCGGAATCTACTTCAAGCTGGAACGCCAGGATCCCGGCAACCAGCTAGCCCCCACCCTATCTGGCTATCTCAGGATGGGAGGTTATCTCAGCATATTGGGCCTCATCAAAATCTCTCTCGAATTCATGCTGAGCTTTACCTACCACGGAGCGAAGGACAAGGCCTATGGGCGTGCCACCCTCACCGTCAAGATCGAGATTCTTTTTTTCAGCAAGTCGGTGGAAGTCACCGTCGAAAAATCATTTGGTGGCCATAGCGGCGACCCGAAGTTCCTGCAGGTGTTTACCGATGCGCCCGTATGGGCCGAATACGCGGGGGCGTTCGCCTAAGAAAGGGGAAAGATCACCATGGCACCAGGAAAGATCACCATGGATTTAGGAAAGATTACTGCAGAACTGGGAAAGATCACTGCGGTACCAACCAAGCCCGACACGACGCCCACAAAGATTCCTGCAACGACGGCGGCAACGCAGACTGTTCTCTTTACGGTTCTCCCGCGCGGCTTTTGCACCAATCCCGGAACACTTCCGGTCTCGGTCTTTGTCTCGCCGCGACTCGTGGGGGCCGATAACCTCGGTGCTTTTCCCGACTGGGTTAACTGGACCGCGCAGCTCAAAGAGCGCGGCCTCCTCCTCGTCTTCCGTAGTGGAACAAAGCACGCCGAGGTGCGAATCGACCCATCGGTCCTGCAGCCGCAACTCTGGAGCGCGCTCTTCAATCGCCAGACCCTCGTGCGTTCGCACACCTTTGACGACTATTCATCGCACGGCATCCTCTCCTTTTCGATGCGCGAGAGCCTCAGTGCATTGAAGGCGGTGTATCAACAGGCAGGCGTTGTGCTTGCGCTGCCCTCAGGCGCGAACAATCAGGAAGGTGGGCGTAGCGGAAACCGCCGTATTCTCAGCAATCTCGTCGACGGCCTTGATGTTCATTGGAACGGTGATCGTGCAAAACAGTGGCGCGACGTCGTCCGGCGTCGAAATTCCTCTGGAACTCCAGCGACGCAACATCGTGCACTCAATGGACCGCTCGATAGTGAAGGGCTGATCACAACCTCTCCCGATGCTGGTTCCTTCCAGGGAGTTGCTGTTCCATTCGCTGTTTTTAACCACATGCCCACTCCCGATCACGAAACGGCGGGAGACGTCAGCATCGATCCCAACGCCATCGATTTTCACCAGGCGCTTGGCTCGCTTGAATCGCATCCGGAGTTGTTGCGCGCCCTGGGCCTCGTCTTCGATGTAGAGCTACCCCAGGACTTCCTCGCGCAGACGGCAGTAAATACTTTCAACACTGTCGCCGTCGAGAAGACAAACTTCCCCTGGCAGCTCACCACCAAGTCACCTGCGCTCGACACCGCCTACTGCTACTTTGCTGCGGGACAGAACCGCTTCTTCCTCACCGCCTCACGCACCATGACCAAGCAGCCCTCGCCTTCTCAGGTGCTTGGACTTGTGAATCTCGATCCCGAGCGCTTTGGCCTTGCGCAGGTCGATGTCGATGGCGGTATGCACAAGGCCATCATGCTGGCCGAGACGTGGAACAACCCCGACCCGGATCGGAATCTCGATTCCGGAGTGACACCGGAGCAGGCTCCGCATCCAGAGGTCTACGATCCGGAGGCGACTCTACCGTCGCTTCGTTCCGGCGGTCTCCAGCTCTATGTCGATGGACGTGGGCTCCATGTGCTCGATGCAATTCAGCAATCGAAAGCATTCAACGATGCGCTGCAGGCAGGCGGAGCGCAGCCCCGTCCCTTCTTCGCCGAAGATCTTCTTCGTGGCCACCGGTTAGATGTTTGGGATTCGACGACCAACGCCTGGCACTCGCTCCACCAGCGCAGCGGCGACTACCAGATCGGCGACAACCGCATTCCCTTCCAGACACCGAAGGAAGAAGGTTTTCAGCAATTCGCCGCGACACAACCCGCGCCTGGAGCCAATCCTGCCGACAAAGATCTCTACATCCACGAGGCCATCGCCCGCTGGGCAGGCTGGAGTCTCAGTGTCACGATGCCGGGCAAGGTGCTCAGTCGTTTTGGAGATCCCGACAAGGCCATTCCTCCCGATGGTGACGATCCGGACTACAGCACTGACGAGGCGATTACGCCCTACAAGGTCCGTGCAACCTACAAGGTGCTTCCCGGTACGTTGCCCCGTCTCAAATTTGGACGCCGTTACCGGATGCGTGCTCGCGCCGTCGACCTCGCCGGAAACAGTATGCAGGTTGACGATCCGCTCGCCACTTCGCTAGCCGCCATCATGGCTCTCCCTAGGGACCCCGGTGGTTTTACCTATCTGCGTTACGAGCCCGTGATCTCTCCACAGGTTGTCATTCGCGACCAGCAGGCGGTGACGCTTCCCGGTTCCGCCGTCGATCGCATCGTCGTCCGTACCTACAATGCGAACCCTGCGCAGGATGGAGTCGCCGCTGACCTTACCGCGAATAATCGTCACATCCTTCCGCCGCGAACCAGCGTCGAGATGGCAGAACGTCATGGCATGTTCGACGATGCCACCGGAAAATTGAAGAGCGATGCTGCAACCTACAAGCTCATTGCCGACCGCGACGCAGCCGAGCTGCCGCAGGCGTCCATCAACGTGGCCGGTAAGGTCGACAACTTCCCGATGGTTACCGATGCGGGCGTGACGGATCTTCCCTATCTCCCTGATCCTCTCTCTCGAGGCGCTGCCCTTCGCAACCTGCCGGGTGCCGACGATCTTGCCGTAGGCAAAGCTGCTCCTGGCGCAGGTGCTGCCGCATCGATTCAATATCAAATACTGGGCGATCCCAATCCGCGCCCGGGATCAGCCACCATCATCGCTTTCAACGCCAACGACGATTGGCAGAAAACGACCGGTTTCCGTCTCGTCCTGGCGGAACCGCAGTCTGGCGCAACCGATCTACGTCCGCAGTGGGACCCCGCAGCGCGCGTATTGACGGTTTTCTTGTCAAAAGGACAGATGGCCGTAACTCCGCTCAGCAGCTATATGACCCCCGAAGATCTCAAACTGATGGGTGTGTGGCAATGGTTGCGTGAGTTTATCGACCGCGCAACCATCTTGCAGGCACAGCCCGAGCAGCTCTTGCCCGGATATCCCGTCGATCAGATTGCCTATATCCTCCAGCGCGCCGTCGAGGGCGGACACTGGATGCTTACCCCGCCGCACCTGCTCACACTCGTGCACGCCGTGCAGCAGCCAATCGGCGTACCGCAGTTTGATGCATTGCATGTGGACCACCAGGACCTCAAATACGATACCAATCCATTACAGACCGCGCGGATTCGTGGACGCAAAGATCCAGCAGAGTTGGGAGCCATCACCGCGTGGCGCCAGCCCGGATCAACCGATGCCTTTTTGATGGGAACCGTCAAAATCCACGGTGCCAGCACCGCGCAGGTCGACCTGATGGCCGAGTGGAGCGATCCCGTCGATGATCCATCGTCGCCTGCTCCCGATCAGACCCAGACAATGGCGCACGCCGATACTCTACCTCTGCCTCGTTTGACCGAAGGATATCTCCAGGCACAAGAGAAGGAGTACCGCACTGTGGGCTACTACGATCCTGAACACGACCAGATCGCCATGGTGCGCTCCGGCGATCGCGGAGCACCCGCTTCAACATGGGATCTCGTCTTCAGTCAGGCAGCTCCCCGCCATCGCTTCAACGACACCAAGCGGCATCGCGTGAACTATACAGCAGTTTCTACCACGCGTTTTCGCGAATACTTTCCTCAAGACCAGCAGTTGGATTTCACGCGATCGAGCGCTCCGGTTCTCGTGGATATCCCTGCCTCCGCGCGCCCGCTCGCGCCCGAAGTCGTATACGTTGTGCCGACCTTCGGCTGGCAGCGCCAGACCGATACCAACATGAAGCGCAGTGTCCGCTTCGGTGGAGGGTTGCGCGTCTATCTGAAGCGTGGCTGGTACTCCTCCGGCGAAGGTGAGTTGCTTGGAGTCGCTCTGTGGAGCACGGCCAATGGACAACTCAACAATGCGCAGCGCGACAAATTCAAACCCTTCATCACGCAGTGGGGAATGGATCCCATCTGGCAGACAGCAGATCTCAGCTCTGTGCCTGGCACCTACAACTTCCCCGACGCCGTGGAATCCGACACCTCTGTGTCGCTCGAAGAGAGCAGCGCCGCGAAGTCAGCCACCGAGCCCGGACGTGTCGATGTCGTAGGATTCACGCCGCAGTACGATCCAGCCCGGCAGCTTTGGTTTGCCGACCTTACCGTAAACCTCGGTCCTACCTACTCGCCGTTTCTGCGGCTGGCCCTTGTGCGCTATCAACCGCACGCTCTCGATGATGCCCGCATCTCTCGCGTGGTGTTGGCCGGCTTTGCGCAGCTCACTCCCGATCGCGTCGCAACCGTTACTGCCGACCCGTATCACCCCCGCACCATGCGCGTGACGGTCAGCGGAGTCGCCCCGCGCGGCCCGCAACCCGACGGGCCCGGTGAGCCGCGCCCCGCACGGCCAACCCACGTCGAGGTGCATGTGCAGCAGCGGTCTGTGCCCGGCAGCGATCTCTCCTGGCAGGATGTACCCGTAACCGTCGCCACCATTACACAGGGCTACGAGGGTCCAGGGCTGAACCAGCCCGATCTCGCGCTGTGGTTCGGAACCATCAACTTTGCTTCGATACCACAACCCGGTCAGCTCCGCATTCTGGTGGAGGAGTTCGAGTTCATCTCTGCCAGCTATGCCACCGCCGACCGCAAAGCTCCGGGCCGCCTGATCTACGCCGAAACGTTTGCAGTCGACGCCGCGCTGATCACCGAATAACCCCGAGCTACATCGACCAACCCACCCTTCGAAGTGCCATTTCGACCGAAGCTGCCGCCAGCCCGGCAGCAGCATCGCCATTGGTCACAGTTAATACAGAAAATACCGAAACATTAAATCTGCATCACACTAGGGAAGAATGGGGTGTTACAGTCGTTTACACCCAAAGAACATGAACAAAAGCATGAAGTCTATGCCAAACCTCTTCCGAGTCACTATCGCGCTTGTAGTTTTTGCAGGATTTACTGCGCCCGCCCTCGCGGCCGAAAAAGTTCCGCCCAGCTGTAGCCGCCTTACGCAACTCCGCCTCGACGAAACCACGGTGGAATCCGCCTCCGAGGTCGAGGAAGGAATCTTTACTCCTCCAACCTCCAAGTTCACCTTGCACAGGCTGCCCGCCTTCTGTCGTGTGACCGCAATCACTAAGCCATCGATTCGTTTCGAAGTATGGCTCCCCATCGAGAAGTGGTCGGGTCGTTTTGAGTTCGTCGGCAACGGCGGCATGGCAGGCTCCATCAGCTACAGTGCCATGGCCAACGCATTGCGTCGTGGCAACGCCGTCGCAAGTACCGATACCGGTCACATTAACGCTCACGGAGATGGATTCGACGCGAGCTGGTCGCTCGATCGTCCTGACCTGATCGAAGACTTCGGGCATCGCTCCGTACATCTCACCGCCGTCAATGGGAAAAAGATCATCCGTGCGTTTTACCAAAAGCCTGCGGACCGCGCGTATTTCGTCGGATGCTCTAAAGGGGGCCAGCAGGCCCTCATGGAGGCGCAACGATACCCCACAGACTTTGATGGCATCGTCGCCGGTGACCCGGCCTACAACTGGACCCGTCATTACACCGGCGCGCACCTCTACTATGCGCAGGTCACCCTCAAAGATCCCGACAGCTACATCCAGCCCGCAAAGATCAAGCTGCTAGCCGATGCTGTCAACCGCGCCTGCGATGCCAGGGATGGCTTTGTCGACGGGGTGCTTGACGATCCCCTCTCATGTCACTTCGATCCCGAGGTGCTCGCATGTAAGGAAGACCAGGACACCGGGACCTGCTTTACGCCGAAACAGATCAAAGCCGTGAGAGAGATCTGGGCAGGCTTCCGCGATGACAGAGGCAAGCTGATCTCGCCCGGACTCGTCCCTGGCGGAGAAGCCGGACAAGGTGGGTGGCAGAGCTGGGTCACCGGCTCTGCTCCCTATAAGGCGACGCACTGGAAGGCGGCAGACAGCTTCTTCCGTTATATGGTCATGCGCGATCCGGATTACAACACCATGACCTTCGACTATGACCGCGACAAAGCAGCTCTTGAAAAGCTCTCTCCTGCATTGGACGCCGTAGATGCCGATCTACGTCCCTTTGCGCACAGAGGAGCGAAGCTGATTCTCTACCACGGCTGGAGCGACCCCGACATCTCTCCCCTCAGCACCATTCACTACTACCGCGAGATGCAAAAATTCACCGGCTCGAAGACCGACAACTTCGCCCGGCTCTTCATGGTTCCGGGAATGCAACACTGCGGTGGCGGCCCTGGCCCAGATGTCTTTGATCCGGTCTCCGCAATCCAGCGTTGGGTCGAAGAAAACCAGGCCCCGAATCAGATCGTCGCTTCGCACATGTCGACGCGCGGCATTGTCGATCGCACCCGGCCGCTCTGCCCTTACCCGCAGGTCGCCGTCTACAACGGCAAGGGCAATTCCAACGACGCAGCTAGCTTTGTCTGTAAAGCTCCGCAGGAACACCACGGAGAGTAACGCACCATTCGGTCGCCTATTGCCGCAACTCCACCTCGGTCGCGCCCTGTCCCCCCAGATTTTGCGGAGGCTCTGTAATATTCGCCACATGAGGATGGTTGCGCAGATACTCCCGCAGAGTGCGCCGCAGAATTCCCATTCCGGTTCCATGCACCACGCGAACGCGAGGCAGACCTGCAAGAAACGCGCGGTCGATGAAACGTGCAACCTCGTCATGCGCTTCATCTGCTGTGCGGCCAATCACATTGATCTCTGAACTCATGTAATCAGGATCTTCGCTCGTCGCAACCGTAATTCCCCCGCGCTTTCGTGCAGCCTCCAGCGGAGTCATCGTCTTTGTCTTCTCAACCTCTGTGATGTCCTCCAGTGGGACACGCATCTTCATCGGTCCCACTGAAACCTCAAAGGTCTTCTCGTCGATCACTCGTTCCACACGCCCTTGCCTGCCGAGCGATTTCAGTTTCACCATATCGCCGGCGGCAGGAACATCAATCGCGTCCGGCTCCTTTGCAATGACTGCACGCACTCCCGCGCTCGTCACTGAGTGCGCGGCAATCGTCGTTTGAAACTCACTGGAGAATTCACGTCGTGCACGAGCCAGCGCAAGTGCGGAGTCTCGTTGAATGCGCTTCGCAGCAGCTTTATCTCCAATCGCCTTCACCGACTCGCGAATCTGCACTGCGAAGTTGTCTAACAGCGCGCTTAGCTTTGCCTCCAACTCACGTACGCGAGCACGTTGCTCGGCACGGCCCTCAAGATCAAGCTGCACTCTCGCCCGCGCCAGTTCCTGCTCACGCTGTTGCAGCGTCTCGCGTTCAGCGGTTACAGCTTCCAGCTGATCGTGCAGTTGGTCAAGGAACGCCGCGATATCTGCGGTCTGCGTCGTCAGTTGTGCGCGTGCTGCGGCAACAATCGCCGGATCGAGTCCCAACCGCG
This portion of the Edaphobacter sp. 4G125 genome encodes:
- a CDS encoding tannase/feruloyl esterase family alpha/beta hydrolase translates to MKSMPNLFRVTIALVVFAGFTAPALAAEKVPPSCSRLTQLRLDETTVESASEVEEGIFTPPTSKFTLHRLPAFCRVTAITKPSIRFEVWLPIEKWSGRFEFVGNGGMAGSISYSAMANALRRGNAVASTDTGHINAHGDGFDASWSLDRPDLIEDFGHRSVHLTAVNGKKIIRAFYQKPADRAYFVGCSKGGQQALMEAQRYPTDFDGIVAGDPAYNWTRHYTGAHLYYAQVTLKDPDSYIQPAKIKLLADAVNRACDARDGFVDGVLDDPLSCHFDPEVLACKEDQDTGTCFTPKQIKAVREIWAGFRDDRGKLISPGLVPGGEAGQGGWQSWVTGSAPYKATHWKAADSFFRYMVMRDPDYNTMTFDYDRDKAALEKLSPALDAVDADLRPFAHRGAKLILYHGWSDPDISPLSTIHYYREMQKFTGSKTDNFARLFMVPGMQHCGGGPGPDVFDPVSAIQRWVEENQAPNQIVASHMSTRGIVDRTRPLCPYPQVAVYNGKGNSNDAASFVCKAPQEHHGE